The Desulfovibrio fairfieldensis sequence TTGGCCTTGCCTGTGAATGGCAATGCCGGGTGTTCACAACCGCCCACGAGCGGCTTGCGGCCTTTAGCCTTTCGGCCTGGACATAACCGCAACACCCGGCAAGAGATAGCCTGCACCGCCCCCAAGAGGGCGCAAAAAAAGCCATTCTGTCGGGATGGTAACCGTCGTGAGAAGGTGTTGTGAAGCACCTACCGTCAACCAATCATATTCTCTGATCCAGGTCAAGAAGATGACCTGGGACACACGGGCATTCTGTTCTCAGTCTGTTGTTTTATTTTGCCCTCCGGGCACGGAAGTTTTACGCCTCCCGGCGTTTGGGCCGCCTATCGCTGCTGTCTTTATCCGTATGGCTCGCAAGCTCGCCTACGGCTAAAGCGCGCGGCAGGGGGCCGGGGACGGCTGTCCCCAGGCCCCCTACAACCCCCTGCCTCTGCTGTACGCCGTAGCGCATTGACGCGGCGTCCCACGGGTCTTGCTCGCGTAGCTCGCTGCGCCCCGAAATCGCCGCGTGTCAACGTTCAACGGCTGAACATCTCCTTCTCAACCACCATCAGCGGATGGCATTGCGCGGCGCGGAGGGAGGCTTCAGCCGTTGGCGGCAAGGCCGCCTTACGGATGAAGACAGCAGCGATAGGCGGCCCAAACGAGAACGAAGCGAAAACCGTAATGCCCGGAGGGCAACATCATCGCCGGGAACGACGCCCCCCTTTAGGCGTCGTGCCAGCCCAAAAACATCTTGTAGGCCGGATTGTCCGACTCATCCACATGCGGGTAGCCCATGCGCTCCACCCGCGCCAAAAAGTCCTCAAAAGCCTCCCGCTGCTCATCGGGCACGTCAAAGCCCATCAGCACCCGGCCGAAGTCGGCCCCGTGATAGCGGTACTGGAACAGGGTGATGTTGAATTCCACGCGCATGGCGTCAATAAGGTCCAGCAAAGCGCCGGGCCGCTCGGGGAAGGCGAAGCGCAGCAGGCGCTCATTGGCGACCTGCGGGGCATTGCCGCCCACCATATGCCGCAGGTGCAGCTTGGCAAGCTCATTGTCGCTGAGATCAATGACCGTAAAGCCCTGCTCGCGCAGATCGGCCAGCACCTCGGCCACGTCGCCCTTGCCCTGAATCTTGATGCCCACCAGCACCCGCGCCCTTTCCGGGTCCGCGAAACGGGTGCACAGCTCGGTGATGCTGCGCTTGCCGATGGCCGTGCAGAGCCGCCGGAAGCTGCCCATCTGTTCCGGAATGGTCACGGCCAGCAGAGCTTCGCGTTCCGCGCCGATTTCAGAGCGGTCCACCACATGGCCGAGGCGGTCGAAATTCATGTTCGCGCCGCTGACGATGGCGACCAAAGTGGCGTCCTTGACCCCGCCGTTGGCGGCATAGGCCCGCAGACCGGCCAAGGACAGGGCCCCGGCGGGCTCGGCCACCACGCGGGTGTCTTCAAAAATGTCCTTGATGGCCCCGCAGATGGCGTCGGTATCCACAGTGATAATGTCGTCCAGCAGATCGCGGCAGAGAGCGAAGGTCTCCTCGCCCACCAGCTTCACGGCCACGCCGTCGGCAAACAGGCCCACATCGCTGAGCTCCACGGGATACCCGGCCATGATCGAGCGGCGCATGGCGTCGGAATCCACGGGCTCCACGCCGATGACCCGGATTTCCGGGCGCAGGTGCTTGATGTAGGCGGCCACTCCGGCGGCCATGCCGCCGCCGCCGATGGGCACGAAGACCGCGTGGATCTCGCCCGGATGCTGGCGCAGAATTTCCATGCCGATGGTGCCCTGCCCGGCGATCACGTCCGGGTCCTCGAAGGGAGGAATGAACACCGCGCCGCTCTGGCCGATCAGATCCTGGGTGTGCCGCCAGGCGTCGCTGAAGGACTCGCCGGAAAGCACTACCTGCCCGCCCAGGCGCCGCACGGCCGAAATCTTGATGGCCGGGGTGGTCACGGGCATGACGATGGTGGCTTCGCAGCCCAGGCGCTGGGCGGACAGGGCCACGCCCTGGGCGTGATTGCCCGCCGAGGCGGCGATGACGCCGCGCCGCAGTTCCTCGGGCGAAAGGCGGGCCATCTTGTTGTATGCGCCGCGCAGCTTGAAGGAAAAGACCGGCTGCAAGTCCTCGCGTTTGAGCAGCACTTTGTTGCCCAGCCGCCGCGACAGGCTCACGGCCTCGTCCAGGGGCGTTTCCACCGCCACGTCGTAGACGCGGCTCAACAGGATGCGGTTCAGATACTCGCTGTGATCGTGCATGGATATATCCTTGACTTGGGATGCGCCGCGCCGAAGGGCCGGAATCCCGCGCCGGAGTGCGGCGCGCCGGATCGTGCGCGTAATCTTTGCTGTGTACACCCGGCGCGCGCGCTTCTCAAGTCTCAAGAACAGCGGGCAACACGTACAATTTTATTAAAAAAACAGATCAGCTCATCAAGCGGCGAATCACGGGCCGTTGTCCGCCGAACACTTCTCCAGGGCAAAGATCCTCTATAGATATAGAGAGCGTTCAGCCCAACCCGGCATTTATTTAGTGTGAAAAACGGGCCAGTTCCTCACGCACGAGGTCCAGGCCGACCATGATGTTGTTCTCGAGTGTGGAAAGCAGATCCGTTTCATCTTTACGGCGTAAGGCATCAATGATCATGGCATGCTGTTTGTTGAACAGCTCCCTGTGCACGGCGGAATAAGCGCGTAACGTCAGGAAAGCCTGTACGAAATCCATGAGGTGTTCCACGATAGACACCAGGTGCGGCATACGTGAAAGTTCATAAAGCCGGCGGTGGAAATTTCTGTCCATATGGAAGAAATACTGCTCCTCCGTGCCGGAAGCTGTCATTTTGTCCGCCATCTCCTCCAGGGCGGACACATCTTCAAGAGTTGCCTGTGCCATGGCCTCCGCAGCCAGAACCAGCTCAAGCTGGCAGCGTTGCGTGTAAATCAGTTCCATTTCCCGATAGGACGGCGGCAACATAACGACAGCACCCTTGTACGGGACAATCTGCACGAGACCGGACTGCCCCAGCAGAAGCAGCGCGTCACGTATAGGCCCGCGCCCGACTCCCAGCTTCCGCTCGAGTTCCACAAGTATAAGCCGCGTTCCCGGAAGAGCCGCGCCGCTCAGAATCATGTCACGGATCATCTTGTAGGCAACAAGAGATTTTGTCGCAATGCCTTCGGGTTCTGCCCTATTTTTCATGATGCCCATATAAACTTCATGGGCGGTGGGGTCAATGTGACCATATTATTTTATGAAATATTTTATGAAATATTTCATAAAATATTGACACCCGCAAAACACTAACCTAGGGTTGCCTCAACGCCCTCCCCTTATTTTAAGAGGAGACAAAAAGGAGACCGGAATTGACTACCTCGTAATCTTCAACTCGCGCTTTCTGGAGGTTGTATGCATCAGAAACATCATGACGGCCCGCAACGCAATGAATTGGAAAAATCCGTTGTCCCCATGCAGGCATGGGCCCTGGCCGTAGGTGCGATCATCGGCTGGGGTTGCTTCATACTGCCCGGCACGCGCTTTCTGCCTCTTTCCGGCCCCGTCGCCAGCCTCATCGGCCTGGGCGTCGGGGCCGTCGCGTTATGTATCGTCGCCCTGTGCTACGGCGTTATGATCAAAGCCTATCCCGTGGCCGGCGGGGCTTTCGCCTATGCCTTCGTCAGCCTGGGACGGGTGGCGGCCGTCATCTGCGGCTGGGGGCTGGCGCTGAGCTACAGCTGCGTCATCGCGCTCAACGCAACGGCGATTCTTCTACTCACGCGCTTTCTCCTGCCGGGCGCATTTGAAGTCGGATACCTCTACTCCGTCGCCGGGTGGGACATCTATACCGGCGAAGTGATCCTCATCTCGCTGGTTATCCTTTTCTTCGCCTTCATGAATTATCGCGGAAACTCCTGCGCCAACAATCTGCAGCTCACGCTTTCCGTATCTCTGTCCATCGGCGTTGTGGCGCTGGCTGCAGGATCCGGCATCAACGAGACGGCCTCCATCCACAACCTTGAGCCCTACTTCAATGAAATGCACTCCGGCTTTATCAGCATAATTACAGTGGTGGCCCTTGCCCCCTTTCTCTATCAGGGCTTTGACACCATTCCGCAGACCGCCGAGGAATTCAATTTTGATCACGACAAATCCACACGGTTGATGCTCATATCCATCCTTTGCGGTTGCGCGCTGTATTCCCTTGTTCTGTTCGCGGTATCCATCATCAGACCCTATCCGGAACTGCTGGCAGCAGAATACCCGTGGCTCACCGGCGCTGTGGCCAACATGGCCTTCGGCAAAATCGGGGGACTCATTCTGGCGGTTCCTGTGCTCGCGGGCATTTTCAGCGGAATGAACGGCTATTTCATTGCAACCACACGCATTCTGTTCAGCATGGGACGCGGCAAATTTATTCCTTCCTGGTTTGAAAAAATTTCCCCCAAGCATCAAACACCAGTCAATGCCATTTCCTTCGTGCTGGGTTTCTCCCTCCTGGCCCCGTGGTTCGGTCGGCAGGTTCTGGTCTGGCTGACCGATACCTGCGCCTTGAGCGCCGCGCTGAGCTACTTCTTTACTTGTTTCGCGGCGTACAGATTCGTCAGCCAATATCCCGAACAGGTTAACCTTCCCTTCGCCAAATCAGTGACGATTCTGGGCTCCCTCATCTCCATGGCCAGTTTCCTTTTGCTCGCCATACCAGGCTCGCCGGCGGTTATCAGCCGGGAATCCTGGATGCTGCTGGCAGTCTGGTGTGTACTGGGCTTCATACTTTACAAAAAGCGTGCCGCCGAGCTGAACGCCATCCCCATCCGGGATCTTCAGTTCATGCTACTGGGCAACAATACACGTCCATTGCTTTTCAAGGTCAGTGATTAATTGGGCCTGGAAATATTTCATAAACTATTTTATAAAATATATTATAAAATACTACAGAGGAGATATGTCATGCACTACCTGAAACAAGCCGCCAAATCTGTGGAAGGTTCCAGCAAGGAGGCCCGCGCTGTCGTGGAGCAGATGCTGGAGGAAATCCGTTCGGGGCGCGAAGACGCCGTGCGCGCTTTGGCCAGAAAGTTCGACAACTGGGACCAGGAATTCATCTTGAGCGACGCAAAACGCCAAAAGCTTATTGCTTCCGTACCAGAAAGTGTGAAACGCGATCTGGAATTCGCCCACAAGCAGGTCGCCGGCTTTGCCAAAGCACAACGGGACAGCCTGAAAGAGTTTGAGACCGAAGTGACGCCGGGCGTCATTTTAGGCCAGCGCGTTATTCCCATGGATGTGGCCGGCTGCTATGTGCCCGGCGGCCGCTTCGCCCATGCCTGCTCAGGCATCATGAGCGTGGCCACGGCCAAGGCCGCGGGTGTACCCTTCATCGTGGCGGCCACACCGCCCAGGGGCGACCATATCGATCCGGCCACCTGCTACGCCATGCACATCGCCGGAGCCGACATCATTCTTGAAATGGGGGGCGTCCAGGCCATTGCCACGATGGCCTACGGCCTGTACACCGGCAAACCCGCCAATATTCTTGTGGGGCCCGGCAATGCCTATGTGGCTGAAGCCAAGGCCCTGCTGAGCGGTTCCGGCCTGTGCGGCATCGATGTATTTGCCGGTCCCACGGAGTCCGCCGTCATTGCTGATGAGACCGCCGACCCCATGACCGTGGCCATCGACCTCGTTTCTCAGGCCGAACACGGCTACAATTCTCCGGTCTGGCTCTTTACCGTCAGTGAGGAACTGGGGAAAAAGGTTCTTGAACTGATTCCCAGGCTTTGCGAGGACATGCCCAACCCCGACGTGCCTCTGACAGCCTGGAACGATTACGGCGAAATCATCTGCAGTGCGAACCGCGAGGAACTGGCCCGGACCTGCGACGCCTATGCTCCTGAACACGTGCAGGTCATCGCCAAAGACCTGGACTGGTGGCGCGATCGGTTGCGCAGTTTCGGCTCGCTGTTTTTAGGCGAGGGCAGCACCGTGCCGCATGGCGACAAATGCTCCGGCACCAACCACATCCTGCCCACCAAAAAGGCCGGCTATTACAGCGGCGGCCTGAATGTGCACAAATTCCTGAAGATCTGCACCTACCAGAACATCAGCAAACAGGCCAACGAGGTCATCGGCGGCGCCGCCTCCCGCCTGTCGCGGGTAGAAGGCATGGAAGGCCATGCGCGCGCCTGCGACTGGCGTCTGCGCAAGTTCTATCCCGGCCGGAAATGGGACTTCCAGGTTTACGAGCATCCCAAGTTCTGACGTTGTCGTGGGAAGTCCTTGCTCCCCACTCCCTCAAAAACAGAGGTATGGCATATGAAGACGTTCACCAAAGACTTTACCCTTCAGGAACCCATTCCCCAGGAAGGGATTGATCTTGCTCTCGGCGTGCTCAAGACCGGCCGGCTGCACCGCTATAACATCATGCCCGGAGAAAAGGGCCATGCGGCGGAGCTGGAAGAGGCATTCGCCGCATATATGGGCTCGAGATACTGTCTTGCCTGCGCCTCATGCGGCAGCGCGCTGTATATCGCTCTCAAAAGTCTCGGCGTGAAAAAGGGGGATACCGTACTGTGCAATGCCTACACCCTGGCTCCGGTACCCGGCGCCATCGAAAACGCCGGAGGCAGCATTGAACTGGTGGAGATCACCGATAACTACACCATAGATATCGAC is a genomic window containing:
- the ilvA gene encoding threonine ammonia-lyase, biosynthetic, with the translated sequence MHDHSEYLNRILLSRVYDVAVETPLDEAVSLSRRLGNKVLLKREDLQPVFSFKLRGAYNKMARLSPEELRRGVIAASAGNHAQGVALSAQRLGCEATIVMPVTTPAIKISAVRRLGGQVVLSGESFSDAWRHTQDLIGQSGAVFIPPFEDPDVIAGQGTIGMEILRQHPGEIHAVFVPIGGGGMAAGVAAYIKHLRPEIRVIGVEPVDSDAMRRSIMAGYPVELSDVGLFADGVAVKLVGEETFALCRDLLDDIITVDTDAICGAIKDIFEDTRVVAEPAGALSLAGLRAYAANGGVKDATLVAIVSGANMNFDRLGHVVDRSEIGAEREALLAVTIPEQMGSFRRLCTAIGKRSITELCTRFADPERARVLVGIKIQGKGDVAEVLADLREQGFTVIDLSDNELAKLHLRHMVGGNAPQVANERLLRFAFPERPGALLDLIDAMRVEFNITLFQYRYHGADFGRVLMGFDVPDEQREAFEDFLARVERMGYPHVDESDNPAYKMFLGWHDA
- a CDS encoding GntR family transcriptional regulator, translating into MGIMKNRAEPEGIATKSLVAYKMIRDMILSGAALPGTRLILVELERKLGVGRGPIRDALLLLGQSGLVQIVPYKGAVVMLPPSYREMELIYTQRCQLELVLAAEAMAQATLEDVSALEEMADKMTASGTEEQYFFHMDRNFHRRLYELSRMPHLVSIVEHLMDFVQAFLTLRAYSAVHRELFNKQHAMIIDALRRKDETDLLSTLENNIMVGLDLVREELARFSH
- a CDS encoding APC family permease, whose translation is MHQKHHDGPQRNELEKSVVPMQAWALAVGAIIGWGCFILPGTRFLPLSGPVASLIGLGVGAVALCIVALCYGVMIKAYPVAGGAFAYAFVSLGRVAAVICGWGLALSYSCVIALNATAILLLTRFLLPGAFEVGYLYSVAGWDIYTGEVILISLVILFFAFMNYRGNSCANNLQLTLSVSLSIGVVALAAGSGINETASIHNLEPYFNEMHSGFISIITVVALAPFLYQGFDTIPQTAEEFNFDHDKSTRLMLISILCGCALYSLVLFAVSIIRPYPELLAAEYPWLTGAVANMAFGKIGGLILAVPVLAGIFSGMNGYFIATTRILFSMGRGKFIPSWFEKISPKHQTPVNAISFVLGFSLLAPWFGRQVLVWLTDTCALSAALSYFFTCFAAYRFVSQYPEQVNLPFAKSVTILGSLISMASFLLLAIPGSPAVISRESWMLLAVWCVLGFILYKKRAAELNAIPIRDLQFMLLGNNTRPLLFKVSD
- the hisD gene encoding histidinol dehydrogenase, whose protein sequence is MHYLKQAAKSVEGSSKEARAVVEQMLEEIRSGREDAVRALARKFDNWDQEFILSDAKRQKLIASVPESVKRDLEFAHKQVAGFAKAQRDSLKEFETEVTPGVILGQRVIPMDVAGCYVPGGRFAHACSGIMSVATAKAAGVPFIVAATPPRGDHIDPATCYAMHIAGADIILEMGGVQAIATMAYGLYTGKPANILVGPGNAYVAEAKALLSGSGLCGIDVFAGPTESAVIADETADPMTVAIDLVSQAEHGYNSPVWLFTVSEELGKKVLELIPRLCEDMPNPDVPLTAWNDYGEIICSANREELARTCDAYAPEHVQVIAKDLDWWRDRLRSFGSLFLGEGSTVPHGDKCSGTNHILPTKKAGYYSGGLNVHKFLKICTYQNISKQANEVIGGAASRLSRVEGMEGHARACDWRLRKFYPGRKWDFQVYEHPKF